One stretch of Arachis hypogaea cultivar Tifrunner chromosome 20, arahy.Tifrunner.gnm2.J5K5, whole genome shotgun sequence DNA includes these proteins:
- the LOC112783224 gene encoding protein NRT1/ PTR FAMILY 1.2: MMFIATFGTLFILMGSFPEIEHVVEVPLLSKATSTTSHNHKGGFRTLPFIIANEAFERLASIGLMPNMILYLTREYGMETAAATNFLLLWSAATNFTPLIAALLADSCVGRYSMIAYGSVTSLLGMVLLWSTTMIPRQISNQLTNVYNSTSTMQLLILHSSFALMAIGAGGIRSSSLAFGVDQLSMKDKDGNVKESYFGWYYASVTLSILLGLTGVVYIQETMGWKVGFGIPVILMFISTISFFLASPFYVKLETKKNMVSGLAQVIVASYRNRLVQLNQEYGNLTYYHEKDSILLVPSESLRFLNKACMIRDPSQDLKPDGRPLNPWNLCTVDQVEELKALLRVIPIWTAGIMLTVNVSQGSFLVLEASSMDRHITSNFEIPSGSFGTFMIISVVLWVILYDRVLVPAASLILGRPACLGSKQKIGLGLFSSCVSIASLAIVENIRRGIAIDQGYSEQPQAVVNLSALWLLPRQILDGLAEASACIGQNEFFLAELPQSMSSLASTLGGLGMSLGNLAASFVLSGVDGVTGGGGNESWLSSNINKGHYDYYYAFIFSLCFANFVYFIYCSKAYGPCKGNGKYNFK, encoded by the exons ATGATGTTTATCGCTACTTTTGGTACACTATTCATACTG ATGGGAAGCTTCCCAGAGATAGAGCATGTGGTGGAAGTTCCACTTCTCTCCAAGGCCACTTCCACTACTTCCCACAACCACAAGGGTGGCTTCAGAACCTTGCCTTTCATCATAG CAAATGAGGCATTTGAGAGGCTGGCTAGCATTGGACTAATGCCTAACATGATATTGTACTTGACAAGAGAGTATGGGATGGAAACTGCTGCTGCCACCAATTTCCTCTTGTTATGGTCTGCTGCCACCAATTTCACACCCCTCATTGCTGCTTTACTTGCAGACTCTTGTGTCGGTCGATATTCCATGATTGCTTATGGTTCTGTTACTAGCCTGTTG GGAATGGTTCTTCTATGGTCAACAACCATGATTCCAAGGCAAATTTCTAACCAATTAACCAATGTCTATAACTCCACTTCAACAATGCAACTTTTGATCTTACATTCCTCTTTTGCCCTTATGGCCATTGGAGCTGGAGGCATAAGATCATCCTCTTTAGCCTTCGGTGTTGATCAGTTAAGCATGAAGGACAAAGATGGGAATGTTAAGGAAAGTTACTTCGGATGGTACTATGCTTCGGTCACATTGTCGATACTTCTTGGTCTAACTGGTGTTGTTTACATTCAAGAAACCATGGGATGGAAAGTGGGGTTCGGAATTCCTGTTATCTTAATGTTCATATCGACTATATCGTTTTTCTTAGCTTCTCCATTTTATGTCAAGCTAGAGACCAAAAAGAACATGGTGAGTGGGTTAGCTCAGGTCATTGTAGCCTCTTATAGAAATAGACTTGTTCAGTTGAATCAGGAATATGGAAATTTGACATACTACCACGAGAAGGATTCGATTCTCCTAGTGCCAAGTGAAAGTTTGAG GTTTCTCAACAAAGCATGCATGATTAGAGATCCCTCACAAGATCTCAAACCAGATGGAAGGCCTTTGAATCCATGGAATCTTTGCACAGTGGATCAAGTGGAAGAACTAAAGGCACTTCTCAGGGTAATTCCAATTTGGACAGCAGGAATCATGCTCACTGTGAATGTTAGCCAAGGTTCTTTCCTGGTGCTCGAGGCATCGTCCATGGACCGCCACATCACTTCAAACTTTGAAATTCCTTCAGGCTCCTTTGGAACATTCATGATTATATCGGTAGTACTTTGGGTTATACTCTATGACCGTGTTTTAGTCCCGGCTGCATCGTTGATACTGGGACGGCCGGCATGCTTAGGATCAAAACAGAAAATAGGACTTGGCCTATTTTCATCTTGTGTTTCAATCGCATCATTAGCAATAGTAGAGAACATTAGGCGTGGGATTGCAATCGATCAAGGCTATTCGGAACAACCACAAGCCGTGGTGAACTTGTCCGCCCTATGGCTCCTGCCACGGCAAATCCTTGACGGATTGGCCGAGGCATCAGCCTGCATTGGACAAAACGAGTTCTTTCTGGCCGAGCTTCCCCAATCGATGTCTAGCTTGGCGTCCACGCTAGGTGGCCTGGGAATGTCTCTGGGGAATTTGGCAGCAAGTTTTGTTCTGAGTGGTGTTGATGGTGTTACTGGAGGAGGAGGAAATGAGAGTTGGCTTTCAAGCAACATAAACAAGGGTCATTATGATTACTATTATGCATTCATTTTTAGTTTGTGCTTtgcaaattttgtatattttatttactgTAGTAAAGCTTATGGCCCTTGTAAGGGTAATGGAAAGTATAATTTTAAGTAG